In Salmo salar chromosome ssa03, Ssal_v3.1, whole genome shotgun sequence, a single genomic region encodes these proteins:
- the cnp gene encoding 2',3'-cyclic-nucleotide 3'-phosphodiesterase isoform X2 has product MDAEQNQVLDTASETGEQQETGSGDCPQSQLDSPIEPAESPVTRQEMEHLQDVVTESGRSEEMQETAPKAEKSPKKLVVSPEKVPETSTEVVTKAATYPGKQPELESSTEVSEPATAMYVERENIQTAEPKKQPMPEKTPEPLAENNIETAPEKMAEPVPEAVKLSEQAAPKPVTQPESEDVKLLEPEEKEPEQSEKQAESCIVLEVAPEMPAKPETVKEVEADKQTEAEIVPEPEPKKPVAAETVKKVEAEKPVAAETVKNEKLVEAEMVKEVESEKQAGGDAVERQKAEVDVQVPAPGTLSFAFLEHEQTKATLRTSRTLIILRGLPGSGKSLLARAIADSYQGLCTVCCADDHGVKPESPEASADGYKAFDDAVVACCSVGTSAQVIVVDDTNHTHDRLARLGEVAEQHRLVAMFLEPRTEWSRDLPQLAKRTLRGLEEAQIQAMKVPLEETSLPLFFGWFLLPGIQDKVRCTSMDFLKTLDTLEAFKKHLPDFTVEAEKEVDLEQYFQANGALHCTTKFCDYGKAEGAKEYADKSAVKELYGSAFELSLSALFVTPRTVGARVSLSEDQLTLWPADAEKEAVPLVPAAATLPAGSRAHITLGCAEGVEAKQTGFDLLEILALQQEGQEGELVEEMELGSLAYYGKGRWLLSLREPVSAQACFSSLYGPKKADATKKDGDKKKKQKCTIL; this is encoded by the exons ATGGATGCTGAGCAGAACCAGGTGTTGGACACCGCGTCAGAGACTGGAGAGCAACAGGAGACTGGATCAGGAGACTGCCCCCAGTCACAACTCGACTCTCCAATAGAGCCTGCAGAATCACCAGTGACTAGGCAAGAAATGGAGCATTTGCAAGATGTGGTGACAGAATCAGGAAGGTCAGAAGAAATGCAAGAGACGGCGCCTAAAGCAGAAAAATCACCAAAGAAATTGGTTGTATCTCCTGAGAAGGTTCCAGAGACCTCTACAGAAGTTGTGACTAAAGCAGCGACGTACCCAGGAAAACAACCAGAACTAGAGAGCTCAACAGAGGTCTCTGAGCCAGCTACAGCAATGTACGTAGAACGTGAAAACATCCAGACCGCAGAGCCCAAAAAGCAGCCAATGCCAGAGAAAACACCAGAGCCTCTAGCAGAGAATAACATTGAAACTGCGCCAGAGAAAATGGCAGAACCCGTCCCAGAGGCTGTTAAACTGTCTGAGCAGGCAGCACCCAAGCCTGTCACACAGCCAGAATCTGAGGATGTGAAACTGCTCGAACCAGAAGAGAAAGAGCCTGAGCAATCTGAGAAGCAGGCAGAATCTTGTATTGTGTTGGAGGTGGCGCCAGAGATGCCAGCGAAGCCTGAAACTGTAAAGGAAGTGGAGGCAGACAAACAGACCGAAGCTGAAATTGTACCGGAACCAGAGCCAAAGAAACCAGTAGCAGCTGAGACTGTGAAGAAA GTGGAAGCAGAGAAACCAGTAGCAGCTGAGACTGTGAAGAACGAGAAACTGGTAGAAGCTGAAATGGTAAAAGAAGTAGAGTCAGAGAAACAGGCAGGTGGTGATGCAGTGGAGCGGCAGAAGGCAGAAGTTGATGTGCAGGTCCCTGCTCCTGGCACTCTGTCTTTCGCTTTCCTGGAGCATGAGCAGACCAAAGCCACCCTTCGCACCTCTCGCACTCTAATCATCCTCAGAGGTCTCCCTGGCAGCGGCAAGAGCCTCTTGGCACGTGCCATTGCAGATAGCTACCAGGGTCTCTGCACTGTCTGCTGTGCTGATGACCATGGTGTGAAACCGGAGAGTCCAGAAGCATCGGCAGATGGGTACAAGGCTTTTGACGATGCTGTGGTAGCCTGCTGCAGTGTAGGAACATCTGCTCAAGTGATAGTGGTGGATGACACCAACCATACCCATGATCGGCTGGCCCGTCTGGGGGAGGTGGCAGAGCAGCACCGGCTGGTGGCCATGTTTCTGGAGCCCCGCACTGAGTGGAGCAGAGACTTGCCACAGTTGGCCAAGAGAACTCTGCGGGGGCTAGAGGAAGCCCAGATCCAGGCCATGAAAGTTCCTCTTGAGGAGACGTCCCTGCCCCTTTTCTTTGGCTGGTTCCTTCTCCCTGGCATCCAGGACAAGGTCAGGTGCACGTCCATGGATTTCCTGAAGACGCTGGACACGCTTGAGGCCTTCAAGAAGCACTTGCCTGACT TCACTGTTGAGGCTGAGAAAGAGGTGGACCTGGAGCAGTATTTCCAAGCCAATGGCGCTCTTCATTGCACTACCAAATTCTGTGACTATGGCAAGGCTGAGGGAGCCAAGGAATATGCAGACAAATCA GCTGTTAAAGAGTTGTATGGCTCTGCGTTCGAGCTGTCTCTCAGTGCACTCTTCGTCACACCTCGCACTGTTGGGGCCCGGGTTTCACTCTCTGAGGATCAGTTAACCCTGTGGCCTGCCGACGCTGAGAAGGAGGCAGTCCCTCTAGTCCCGGCTGCCGCCACACTGCCCGCTGGCAGCCGTGCCCACATCACCCTGGGCTGTGCGGAGGGCGTTGAGGCAAAGCAGACGGGCTTCGACCTGCTGGAGATCCTAGCGCTGCAGCAAGAGGGTCAGGAGGGGGAGCTGGTGGAGGAGATGGAGCTCGGCTCCCTGGCCTACTACGGCAAGGGGAGGTGGCTGCTCAGTCTGAGGGAGCCCGTCTCCGCCCAGGCCTGCTTCTCCAGCCTCTACGGGCCCAAGAAGGCCGACGCGACCAAGAAAGACGGGGACAAGAAGAAGAAGCAAAAGTGCACCATACTgtaa
- the cnp gene encoding 2',3'-cyclic-nucleotide 3'-phosphodiesterase isoform X1 → MDAEQNQVLDTASETGEQQETGSGDCPQSQLDSPIEPAESPVTRQEMEHLQDVVTESGRSEEMQETAPKAEKSPKKLVVSPEKVPETSTEVVTKAATYPGKQPELESSTEVSEPATAMYVERENIQTAEPKKQPMPEKTPEPLAENNIETAPEKMAEPVPEAVKLSEQAAPKPVTQPESEDVKLLEPEEKEPEQSEKQAESCIVLEVAPEMPAKPETVKEVEADKQTEAEIVPEPEPKKPVAAETVKKVEAEKPVAAETVKKVEAEKPVAAETVKNEKLVEAEMVKEVESEKQAGGDAVERQKAEVDVQVPAPGTLSFAFLEHEQTKATLRTSRTLIILRGLPGSGKSLLARAIADSYQGLCTVCCADDHGVKPESPEASADGYKAFDDAVVACCSVGTSAQVIVVDDTNHTHDRLARLGEVAEQHRLVAMFLEPRTEWSRDLPQLAKRTLRGLEEAQIQAMKVPLEETSLPLFFGWFLLPGIQDKVRCTSMDFLKTLDTLEAFKKHLPDFTVEAEKEVDLEQYFQANGALHCTTKFCDYGKAEGAKEYADKSAVKELYGSAFELSLSALFVTPRTVGARVSLSEDQLTLWPADAEKEAVPLVPAAATLPAGSRAHITLGCAEGVEAKQTGFDLLEILALQQEGQEGELVEEMELGSLAYYGKGRWLLSLREPVSAQACFSSLYGPKKADATKKDGDKKKKQKCTIL, encoded by the exons ATGGATGCTGAGCAGAACCAGGTGTTGGACACCGCGTCAGAGACTGGAGAGCAACAGGAGACTGGATCAGGAGACTGCCCCCAGTCACAACTCGACTCTCCAATAGAGCCTGCAGAATCACCAGTGACTAGGCAAGAAATGGAGCATTTGCAAGATGTGGTGACAGAATCAGGAAGGTCAGAAGAAATGCAAGAGACGGCGCCTAAAGCAGAAAAATCACCAAAGAAATTGGTTGTATCTCCTGAGAAGGTTCCAGAGACCTCTACAGAAGTTGTGACTAAAGCAGCGACGTACCCAGGAAAACAACCAGAACTAGAGAGCTCAACAGAGGTCTCTGAGCCAGCTACAGCAATGTACGTAGAACGTGAAAACATCCAGACCGCAGAGCCCAAAAAGCAGCCAATGCCAGAGAAAACACCAGAGCCTCTAGCAGAGAATAACATTGAAACTGCGCCAGAGAAAATGGCAGAACCCGTCCCAGAGGCTGTTAAACTGTCTGAGCAGGCAGCACCCAAGCCTGTCACACAGCCAGAATCTGAGGATGTGAAACTGCTCGAACCAGAAGAGAAAGAGCCTGAGCAATCTGAGAAGCAGGCAGAATCTTGTATTGTGTTGGAGGTGGCGCCAGAGATGCCAGCGAAGCCTGAAACTGTAAAGGAAGTGGAGGCAGACAAACAGACCGAAGCTGAAATTGTACCGGAACCAGAGCCAAAGAAACCAGTAGCAGCTGAGACTGTGAAGAAAGTGGAAGCAGAGAAACCAGTAGCAGCTGAGACTGTGAAGAAAGTGGAAGCAGAGAAACCAGTAGCAGCTGAGACTGTGAAGAACGAGAAACTGGTAGAAGCTGAAATGGTAAAAGAAGTAGAGTCAGAGAAACAGGCAGGTGGTGATGCAGTGGAGCGGCAGAAGGCAGAAGTTGATGTGCAGGTCCCTGCTCCTGGCACTCTGTCTTTCGCTTTCCTGGAGCATGAGCAGACCAAAGCCACCCTTCGCACCTCTCGCACTCTAATCATCCTCAGAGGTCTCCCTGGCAGCGGCAAGAGCCTCTTGGCACGTGCCATTGCAGATAGCTACCAGGGTCTCTGCACTGTCTGCTGTGCTGATGACCATGGTGTGAAACCGGAGAGTCCAGAAGCATCGGCAGATGGGTACAAGGCTTTTGACGATGCTGTGGTAGCCTGCTGCAGTGTAGGAACATCTGCTCAAGTGATAGTGGTGGATGACACCAACCATACCCATGATCGGCTGGCCCGTCTGGGGGAGGTGGCAGAGCAGCACCGGCTGGTGGCCATGTTTCTGGAGCCCCGCACTGAGTGGAGCAGAGACTTGCCACAGTTGGCCAAGAGAACTCTGCGGGGGCTAGAGGAAGCCCAGATCCAGGCCATGAAAGTTCCTCTTGAGGAGACGTCCCTGCCCCTTTTCTTTGGCTGGTTCCTTCTCCCTGGCATCCAGGACAAGGTCAGGTGCACGTCCATGGATTTCCTGAAGACGCTGGACACGCTTGAGGCCTTCAAGAAGCACTTGCCTGACT TCACTGTTGAGGCTGAGAAAGAGGTGGACCTGGAGCAGTATTTCCAAGCCAATGGCGCTCTTCATTGCACTACCAAATTCTGTGACTATGGCAAGGCTGAGGGAGCCAAGGAATATGCAGACAAATCA GCTGTTAAAGAGTTGTATGGCTCTGCGTTCGAGCTGTCTCTCAGTGCACTCTTCGTCACACCTCGCACTGTTGGGGCCCGGGTTTCACTCTCTGAGGATCAGTTAACCCTGTGGCCTGCCGACGCTGAGAAGGAGGCAGTCCCTCTAGTCCCGGCTGCCGCCACACTGCCCGCTGGCAGCCGTGCCCACATCACCCTGGGCTGTGCGGAGGGCGTTGAGGCAAAGCAGACGGGCTTCGACCTGCTGGAGATCCTAGCGCTGCAGCAAGAGGGTCAGGAGGGGGAGCTGGTGGAGGAGATGGAGCTCGGCTCCCTGGCCTACTACGGCAAGGGGAGGTGGCTGCTCAGTCTGAGGGAGCCCGTCTCCGCCCAGGCCTGCTTCTCCAGCCTCTACGGGCCCAAGAAGGCCGACGCGACCAAGAAAGACGGGGACAAGAAGAAGAAGCAAAAGTGCACCATACTgtaa
- the odad4 gene encoding outer dynein arm-docking complex subunit 4, which yields MSDNEGDQGPKSTFSTYMAEGDQLYHKGEYVKAIESYSTALILQPDDKNCLVARSKCYVKMGDSDNALRDAEASLKEDKEFFKGLYQKAEALYTMGDFEFALVFYHRGHKLRPELQEFRLGIQKAQEAIDNSVGSPSSVKLENKGDLSFFHKADEVKKGRPKGLIHPLRREMRQQNKKTPKSEKTAKQLLGELYSDKEYLEKLLKDEDLVKGKMRGGERLQDLILNCITYLDTRTEFWRQQKPIYARERDRKLMQQKWNKTRQNPPSDPTRFVLKSLEEIDAALTAGNAESSLKKAQEVLKSVQCWSEEVVPNKKEVLGNLHSCIGNALIDLGKMDRALDNHQKDLDLARQCKLPEAKSRALDNVGRVYARIGKFPQAIDAWEEKIPLACGGLERTWLFHEIGRCYLELKRHTEARDYGVRSLAVADEIADEKWQLNACVLVAQSEMKLGNFKSGVAHFERALDRAKVLQDDPARDAIQKALREARQRL from the exons GCATTGATTCTTCAGCCAGATGACAAAAATTGTCTGGTTGCCAGATCCAAATGTTATGTAAAGATGGGAGATTCTGATAATGCATTGAGGGACGCAGAGGCCTCGCTCAAGGAGGACAAAGAATTCTTCAAG GGTTTGTATCAGAAAGCGGAAGCTTTATACACCATGGGAGACTTTGAGTTTGCCCTGGTGTTTTACCACAGGGGGCACAAACTGCGGCCAGAGCTGCAGGAATTTAGACTGGGAATCCAGAAGGCCCAGGAGGCTATCGACAACTCTGTGGGCA GCCCCTCATCTGTGAAACTGGAAAACAAGGGGGACCTGTCCTTCTTCCACAAGGCAGATGAG GTGAAGAAGGGACGGCCAAAGGGGCTGATTCACCCCCTGAGAAGGGAAATGAGGCAGCAGAACAAGAAGACGCCTAAGAGTGAGAAGACAGCCAAGCAGCTTCTGGGAGAGCTCTACAGCGATAAGGAGTACCTAGAGAAGCTACTGAAAGATGAAG ACTTGGTGAAAGGTAAGATGCGGGGTGGGGAGAGACTGCAGGACCTCATCCTCAACTGCATCACCTATCTGGACACTCGCACTGAGTTCTGGCGCCAGCAGAAGCCCATCTATGCACGGGAGAGAGACCGCAAGCTCATGCAGCAGAAGTGGAACAAGACCCGGCAGAACCCTCCCTCTGATCCCACCCGTTTTGTACTCAAGAGCCTGGAAGAGATTGATGCAG CTTTGACTGCAGGCAATGCAGAGAGCAGCCTGAAGAAAGCTCAGGAGGTCCTGAAGTCAGTTCAATGCTGGTCAGAGGAGGTGGTTCCCAATAAGAAAGAGGTGCTGGGGAACCTTCACAGCTGCATTGGAAATGCCCTGATTGACCTGGGGAAAATGGACAGAGCATTAGACAACCATCAGAAGGACTTGGACCTGGCCAGACAATG CAAACTCCCAGAGGCAAAGTCAAGGGCACTTGATAATGTTGGCCGAGTGTACGCCAGAATAGGAAAGTTCCCACAGGCTATCGATGC CTGGGAGGAAAAGATCCCCCTGGCCTGTGGCGGTCTGGAGAGGACCTGGCTGTTCCATGAGATAGGCCGCTGCTACCTGGAGCTGAAGCGTCACACCGAGGCCCGGGACTACGGCGTTCGCTCACTCGCTGTAGCCGATGAAATCGCTGATGAGAAGTGGCAACTGAATGCCTGTGTGTTGGTGGCACAGTCAGAGA TGAAGCTTGGCAACTTTAAATCCGGTGTTGCCCACTTTGAAAGAGCTTTGGACAGGGCTAAGGTTCTCCAGGATGACCCTGCAAGGGATGCCATCCAGAAG GCTCTCCGTGAGGCAAGGCAACGTTTATGA